The Elaeis guineensis isolate ETL-2024a chromosome 13, EG11, whole genome shotgun sequence genome includes a region encoding these proteins:
- the LOC140853202 gene encoding uncharacterized protein has translation MVFLYYMMERTKKQISENDPKHAQEFINIIERRWDYQMGRDLHLAAYYLNPRFQYTILGIDMDSELLAALRNVIYKMVLDLEIASLCLQETKQFRERSDSFGVPSAVVSKKQMNPAEWWIHFGTSAENLRHMAVRILSQTVSASGCERN, from the exons atggtcttcctatattacatgatggagaggacaaagaaacagatcagtgagaatgatcccaagcatgctcaagaattcattaacattattgagcgccgttgggactatcagatgggtagagatttgcatctagctg cttattacttgaatccgagatttcagtatactattctggggatagatatggatagcgagcttcttgctgctcttcgcaatgtcatatataagatggtgctcGATCTAGAAATCGCGTCGTTatgtctgcaagag acgaaacagtttagagagagatcagacagttttggagtcccatcagctgtcgtaagcaaaaagcagatgaatccag ctgaatggtggattcattttggaacgtcagcagaaaatttgagacatatggctgtccgtattctttctcaaacggtctctgctagtggctgtgagcgtaaTTGA